In Canis lupus familiaris isolate Mischka breed German Shepherd chromosome 24, alternate assembly UU_Cfam_GSD_1.0, whole genome shotgun sequence, a single genomic region encodes these proteins:
- the SDCBP2 gene encoding syntenin-2 isoform X1, protein MSTLYPSLEDLKMDQAIQAQARAAARMPALPVSQPSVLYPSLADLENYMGLSLSSQEVQQNLLQLPEGAGMVGSGLSLGQLVAPLSGNSLGTRRAEIKPGVREIYLCKDEHGKTGLRLRAIDQGLFVQLVKANSPASLVGLRFGDQILQIDGRDCAGWSTDRAHRVLKRASAEKIAMVVRDRPFQRTVTMHKDSTGHVGFVIKKGAVVSVVRGSSAARNGLLTKQSVCEVNGQNVVGLKDKAVTEILAMAGNVVTLTIIPTVIYEHMVKKLSLTLLHHAMDHSIPDV, encoded by the exons ATGTCTACCCTGTACCCGTCTCTGGAGGACCTGAAGATGGACCAAGCCATTCAG gcccaggccagagCTGCAGCCAGGATGCCCGCCCTGCCAGTCTCCCAACCTTCAG TTTTGTACCCGAGCCTGGCGGACTTGGAAAATTATATGGGTCTTTCCCTCTCCAGCCAAGAAGTCCAGCAGAACCTGCTTCAGCTTCCAGAAGGTGCTGGT ATGGTGGGCTCTGGCCTGTCACTGGGCCAGCTGGTGGCACCGCTGTCTGGAAACAGCCTTGGCACACGGCGAGCAGAGATCAAGCCTGGGGTGCGCGAGATCTACCTGTGCAAAGATGAGCATGGCAAGACGGGGCTACGGCTGAGGGCCATTGACCAG gggCTCTTTGTGCAGCTGGTGAAGGCCAACAGCCCCGCGTCTCTTGTGGGGCTGCGCTTTGGGGATCAGATCCTGCAGATTGACGGCCGAGACTGTGCCGGGTGGAGCACGGACCGAGCGCACCGGGTGCTGAAGAGGGCATCGGCAGAGAAGATCGCCATGGTCGTTCGGGACAG GCCGTTCCAGCGCACTGTCACCATGCACAAGGACAGCACGGGCCACGTCGGCTTTGTCATCAAGAAAGGCGCGGTGGTCTCTGTGGTCAGAGGGAGTTCCGCGGCCCGCAACGGGCTCCTCACCAAGCAGTCCGTGTGCGAGGTGAACGGACAGAATGTGGtcgggctgaag GACAAAGCGGTCACAGAGATTCTGGCCATGGCCGGGAACGTTGTCACCTTGACCATCATCCCTACCGTGATCTATGAGCACATGGTCAAAAA GTTGTCCCTGACCCTGCTCCACCACGCCATGGACCACTCGATCCCAGATGTCTGA
- the SDCBP2 gene encoding syntenin-2 isoform X2 produces the protein MVGSGLSLGQLVAPLSGNSLGTRRAEIKPGVREIYLCKDEHGKTGLRLRAIDQGLFVQLVKANSPASLVGLRFGDQILQIDGRDCAGWSTDRAHRVLKRASAEKIAMVVRDRPFQRTVTMHKDSTGHVGFVIKKGAVVSVVRGSSAARNGLLTKQSVCEVNGQNVVGLKDKAVTEILAMAGNVVTLTIIPTVIYEHMVKKLSLTLLHHAMDHSIPDV, from the exons ATGGTGGGCTCTGGCCTGTCACTGGGCCAGCTGGTGGCACCGCTGTCTGGAAACAGCCTTGGCACACGGCGAGCAGAGATCAAGCCTGGGGTGCGCGAGATCTACCTGTGCAAAGATGAGCATGGCAAGACGGGGCTACGGCTGAGGGCCATTGACCAG gggCTCTTTGTGCAGCTGGTGAAGGCCAACAGCCCCGCGTCTCTTGTGGGGCTGCGCTTTGGGGATCAGATCCTGCAGATTGACGGCCGAGACTGTGCCGGGTGGAGCACGGACCGAGCGCACCGGGTGCTGAAGAGGGCATCGGCAGAGAAGATCGCCATGGTCGTTCGGGACAG GCCGTTCCAGCGCACTGTCACCATGCACAAGGACAGCACGGGCCACGTCGGCTTTGTCATCAAGAAAGGCGCGGTGGTCTCTGTGGTCAGAGGGAGTTCCGCGGCCCGCAACGGGCTCCTCACCAAGCAGTCCGTGTGCGAGGTGAACGGACAGAATGTGGtcgggctgaag GACAAAGCGGTCACAGAGATTCTGGCCATGGCCGGGAACGTTGTCACCTTGACCATCATCCCTACCGTGATCTATGAGCACATGGTCAAAAA GTTGTCCCTGACCCTGCTCCACCACGCCATGGACCACTCGATCCCAGATGTCTGA